The nucleotide sequence ACGGTATGACGGAATATTATGCTTTTGCGCGAGCCTTTTTGCAATATCGCCACTTAATAAAATAGCAATGGTATTATTAGCAACTAAAACAGTAAACATAGATGCTATGCCCGCTATTACAAATTCAGCTTTAGTTTTTGTGATATTGCTTTCATCGATAAGTTTGTGTAATGCCTTTTGACCCTGCTTGTACATTATATGACTCAATCCGCCAATAAATAGAGCAAATATCACTATCTCGTTTACTTTTTTGAAACCGTCATATATGTCATGAGAGAGTTGAATGATAGTATAGTCAAAAAAAATCATCCCTAATACACTAGCAACAATTATATTTATAGTTATTGTTACTAAAGTAGTAACTTCAAATAACCCCATGATTATTAAAGAAATATAAGGAATAATCTTTATTACTGATAAATAATCTAAATTTGATGTAGGAATAATTTTTGTACTATCTGCCATAATTGCCAGATAAATAAGCGTTATAATGCTGGCAACAAATGCTACTTTAGAATTCACTTTAAGTTTATCCTTTATCGTGGCCCCCTGTGAAGAAACAGATGCAATAGTAGTGTCAGATATCATTGAAAGATTATCACCAAATACGGCACCTCCAACTACAGTTGCAGTTCCTATTTCAAGACCAAAAGCCCCACTTTTTGCTAAGTTAACAGCTATTGGTACCATTAATACAACAACTCCCATAGACGTACCAATTGCAGTTGATATAAAAGCGGAAGCCAAAAATACTCCAGGCAGTAGTAATCTTGCTGGAAGGAAATTGAGAATTAAATCAGCAACAGTATCTGCACTACCAATTGATTGAGTCACCACAGAAAATGCTCCAGAAAATAGAAAAATTAAACACATAGTAAGGGTGTTTTTATCGCCCATACCCTCGATGACAGCATCGATGTGACGTTGAATTTTACCTGCACTGCATGCAACAGCAAAAAATAGCGCCGGTAGTAGGCAAATTACCGGTGAAACTTGGCGAAGCGGATTATCAATTCCAATAAAGAAAAAATAGACACCACTTCCAAGGTATAAGATTAAAAAAATAACCAAAGGAAAAAAAGCTGTCATTTTACTGCCTTAAAACCTATGATTATAATCAATTAAGTGATTTCAGGCAAGCTTGGTTTTCTGTAAGTTAATAACAGTCCTTTTAGACTCTCAAGTTACGCTATGGAAAATGCGTTGACTATTCTACCATAATATATAGCATCAAAAAATACTCTATAGTATGAGGTAAAGCTATGGTAATGACATATGAACAGTGGAACATAATATTAGGTGTAATTGATCAAGAGGTAAATTTAAGTGAAAACAATGTAATTGAAAGAATAAAAGAGCTATTAAAGGAAGTAAAGATACTAGGGCAAGCAGAAACATTAAGAATGTTAGAAGAGATATCGCATGGATTAGAAGTACCAAACGAGATTCCAAGAGTACAAGAGACACAAGAGCCATTAAAAAAGAGACTAAAGGTGGTAAATGTACCGCAGACAAAAGAAGAAGCAAAAAAGATACTAAAGGAGTCAAGGGTATCAAATGCTCAACAGATGGTAAAAAGAATGCTAAAAAGGTTAGGTGTACAAGAGACATCAGAAGAATCAAAAGCAGTGGCGCTAGAGGATGTGCTAAATGCACGAAAGATCTCAGAAAAGGTACCAGTGGTGCTAGATACACAAAATATAGTAGAAACATTAGGTATACTAAAGAAAAAAAGTGACAATGTGTATAAAGAGTGGGAGAAAGCCAAATTTGATGTAAATTATTGGTTTAAAACAGATTGTTTGCATGAACGCTTTTCATACACGTTATTATATTTAGTTATTGATTTTAAGCTGAGCAATTTAATAGAGGCTATGATTGAAGTAGAAGGAATCAATATTAATGCACCAAGTCCGTTTTTCAAATGGACTGCTTTACATTGGGCTGCCGAAGCAGGTAATATAGAAGTCACACTCAAGCTACTACAAAAAGGGGCAAATGTTAATCAATTGGATTCATCTGAACGAACTGCCTTACATTTGGCTACTGAAGCAGGCGATATAGAAATAACAAAGATCTTAGTAACGAATAAGGTAAATCCTAATGTGAAAGATCTGATGAACTTGACTGCTTTATATGAAGCTGCCAAGAATGGCCATAAAGAAGTAGTAAAGTACTTAATGCAGAATGGAGCAGATGTTAAGAAGAATGGGGCTCTTAAACTTACTCCTTTACATATTGCTGTTGCAAATGCTGATAAAGCATTGGTGGATTGTATAATGAAAAATGATAATAATATTGAAGAAACTATTGAGACAGTGGATGTATTTGGATGGACTCCTTTTTATTGGGCTG is from Wolbachia endosymbiont (group B) of Hofmannophila pseudospretella and encodes:
- a CDS encoding Na+/H+ antiporter NhaC family protein, giving the protein MTAFFPLVIFLILYLGSGVYFFFIGIDNPLRQVSPVICLLPALFFAVACSAGKIQRHIDAVIEGMGDKNTLTMCLIFLFSGAFSVVTQSIGSADTVADLILNFLPARLLLPGVFLASAFISTAIGTSMGVVVLMVPIAVNLAKSGAFGLEIGTATVVGGAVFGDNLSMISDTTIASVSSQGATIKDKLKVNSKVAFVASIITLIYLAIMADSTKIIPTSNLDYLSVIKIIPYISLIIMGLFEVTTLVTITINIIVASVLGMIFFDYTIIQLSHDIYDGFKKVNEIVIFALFIGGLSHIMYKQGQKALHKLIDESNITKTKAEFVIAGIASMFTVLVANNTIAILLSGDIAKRLAQKHNIPSYRSAYLLDIFACVTKGILPYGSQLLLAGSIASVSPISLLTQVYYCFILAAVTVGEIIINGRRCAATT